A region of Haliotis asinina isolate JCU_RB_2024 chromosome 9, JCU_Hal_asi_v2, whole genome shotgun sequence DNA encodes the following proteins:
- the LOC137297340 gene encoding 3-[(3aS,4S,7aS)-7a-methyl-1,5-dioxo-octahydro-1H-inden-4-yl]propanoyl:CoA ligase-like: METYKDQTIADRISFWGKTEPHTPAFIFWSKNGRYVLSRADVLDLSSRFAFRLTELGVHPGDVVCIALPNCPERVIANFGVHLAGAVAMNGQILRSDGQDIIESMRKANCKTLITDPDQENGAWSICSGFFDVLGGVYSSEIRCVKVPSLKNVVYCKTKKPECEFFRSLPSTDRYVNNKAKPSDVAQIFTTSGSSGYTKLVPHSHKALLTLGKTFAEMLGAYGENVKAVYNAAPLGWAGGFPYFLLSSGWQQVLIDYSLGVPTDDLQFVWNIICQEDIKLALLSSFQITGICKRRDMWESKHHRLNVIGTGGQPLKKGSLESIGQVTDVVLNAYGSTEVGMVTSIIFSEENTCDFRENMAGFAVTGVDVKIVDSGMVEVEPNALGEILIRSETVAHGYLGDPHLSTLHDGWFQTGDMGYKDKKGCLFIEGRSSDAIMHGPYILYPTWLEEKLAKCPGIKQNYIVPVPDKVLHHEICACVQLEEEVHLTQDDIITFVKGEVSAGISSAMNVVPKYVEFFDTFPVLNSFKVDRKQLAKLAIERLQLCQS; the protein is encoded by the coding sequence ATGGAAACATACAAAGATCAAACAATTGCTGATAGAATCTCCTTCTGGGGAAAGACTGAGCCCCACACGCCCGCCTTCATTTTCTGGAGCAAGAATGGCAGATATGTCTTGTCACGGGCAGATGTCCTGGATCTATCTAGTAGGTTTGCTTTCAGACTGACTGAACTTGGTGTTCATCCCGGAGATGTGGTGTGCATTGCTCTTCCCAACTGTCCAGAAAGAGTAATAGCAAACTTTGGTGTACATTTAGCTGGGGCTGTGGCAATGAATGGTCAAATTCTACGTTCTGATGGTCAAGATATCATTGAATCCATGCGAAAGGCTAACTGCAAAACTCTTATCACGGATCCAGATCAGGAAAATGGGGCTTGGAGTATTTGCAGTGGATTTTTCGATGTATTGGGTGGGGTGTACAGCTCTGAAATCAGATGTGTCAAAGTGCCAAGTCTGAAGAATGTGGTATATTGCAAAACGAAGAAACCAGAATGTGAGTTTTTCAGATCACTGCCGTCAACTGATAGGTATGTGAACAACAAGGCGAAGCCATCGGATGTTGCTCAAATATTCACAACATCAGGGAGTTCAGGATACACGAAGCTGGTCCCACATTCACACAAGGCCCTTCTGACGTTGGGAAAGACATTTGCTGAGATGTTGGGTGCATATGGCGAAAATGTGAAAGCTGTGTATAATGCTGCTCCACTTGGTTGGGCTGGGGGATTTCCATATTTTCTCCTTTCTTCTGGTTGGCAACAGGTTCTGATAGATTATTCTCTTGGGGTCCCCACAGATGATCTCCAGTTCGTATGGAACATCATCTGTCAGGAAGATATCAAATTGGCACTGCTGTCATCTTTCCAGATTACTGGCATTTGCAAAAGAAGAGACATGTGGGAATCAAAGCATCACAGACTGAATGTAATCGGGACTGGAGGCCAGCCATTGAAGAAGGGAAGTCTTGAATCCATTGGGCAAGTTACTGACGTTGTCCTTAATGCTTATGGCTCAACGGAAGTAGGGATGGTCACTTCCATTATATTCAGTGAGGAGAACACGTGTGACTTTAGGGAAAACATGGCAGGTTTTGCAGTGACAGGCGTGGATGTAAAAATTGTAGATTCAGGAATGGTTGAAGTTGAACCCAATGCTCTTGGAGAAATCCTCATACGATCAGAGACTGTAGCACACGGGTATCTTGGAGACCCACATTTATCAACCCTACACGATGGCTGGTTTCAAACAGGGGATATGGGTTATAAAGACAAGAAAGGGTGTTTGTTTATTGAAGGCCGAAGCTCCGACGCCATCATGCACGGCCCCTACATCCTTTATCCCACATGGCTTGAGGAGAAGCTCGCCAAATGCCCTGGGATTAAGCAGAACTATATTGTTCCCGTTCCCGACAAGGTTCTCCACCACGAGATATGTGCTTGCGTCCAACTGGAAGAGGAAGTCCACCTGACTCAAGATGACATCATAACATTTGTGAAAGGGGAAGTTAGTGCTGGCATTTCATCTGCTATGAACGTTGTTCCAAAGTATGTTGAGTTCTTTGACACATTTCCTGTCCTGAATTCTTTCAAAGTTGACCGAAAGCAGCTGGCGAAGCTTGCTATTGAAAGACTGCAACTGTGTCAGAGCTGA